The sequence below is a genomic window from Pecten maximus chromosome 14, xPecMax1.1, whole genome shotgun sequence.
AACCTTTGGCAtcaaaaactaaaacaaatccccacatcaaaaaacaaaaaaacaacagttaCAAACCCCccacaaaacaaaaatttttaaaaaaaaaaactttcccaaaaacaaacaaaaaaaacaaaaaccttttaaaaaaataaaaaaaacaacaaacaaacaaaaaaaacccaaaccaaaaaaaaaaaaaaaacaacgccccaaaaaaaaaccaaaaccaaacaaataaacggcccccttttttttccagGTTTTAACCTAGTACATCCTTATTGAACCGTGACGACGTCGTCATTGCTGTCACAGTTGTGTCACTTATGTTTAATTAGATAACTGCGTTGTTGGTAATATATATTTGCAGTGTAGATACGGTATAGCAAAAGACAATAGTAAATGCATGCATTGTCTACCTGtgatatttacaatatgtatagCCATTTTTGCAGAGCGGACAAACATAATTATTAGCTTTTTCCAAGTTGATATATACAGTTGACAAATGCTTTCCACACATCAATATTGTgctattacatgtatttctaatACGTTAACAGTTGACAAATGCTTTCCACACATCAATATTGTgctattacatgtatttctaatACGTTAACAGTTGACAAATGCTTTCCACACATCAATATTGtactattacatgtatttctaatACGTTAACAGTTGACGGATGCTTTCCACACATCAATATTGTgctattacatgtatttctaatACGTTAGATAGTTTACCTGCTGTTGACAAATCGATATTACAACAACTGACATTACAATTATCATGTTATACATAGATTATACGACACCAGATACTCTCACCATTTTCAGCATCTGTTGGTGAAGAAGGAAGCAGGTTTGACTGTCCTGaacaatacatattgtaccaCCGACAACAATGGAGTAAACGAAGTTTTCTTTTATGTACtatgtttatcactgtacttTGGAACATAAGTCATATCTCGGGCTTCAACTGGTTAATAcgttttgatattaatttaattCAGTATTATCATCATTAATGATACCGGCCAAGTGGTTATAAACCACTTACATGGTAGTTAATTCTTTGGAATGTGCTCTCAAGAAGCTTTGTTTAGTTTGTCAAGCTGTGGATCTAAAACATCAAGTcaacaatgtatatgtacccTATTTATAGATCCTGACATGTGATATATCATATGTAGTTTACCTGTCTTAGATAACAATAACGACGATTTGCGCATCAATTcaacacctgtatatatgtcaacGAGCGCAATAGCATTGGAATCATGGTTATTATTCATTATATCATTTCAGATCTTTCTATCGTAGATAAATGGTAATTAGACAGCAGGTAAAACCTACAGAAGTCTTCTCCTCATAAACAGTAACAGTTATCGTGTTAAACATCATCGTGTTCAGCATTCTTCAAAAGCTTAATTTACATAAGTATAATCTTGTATTGTTCACATTCCTGCagtcatatacaaatatattcacATGATagcacaaaaaaaaacattctggGTTGGAGTGTTGATCGCAGTGGCATAGGAACACAAATACATTGATATCAGTAACGTTGATGTGACATTATACACTGAAAGTTATACATAAATAATCAGCCTGAACCCTTCATCGATATACAACACCATGTAATCCTATCTATGGCTGGCTTTGTATACCAGTAAACTAAATAGGTCAGGTTTTACTCATTATATAAAGCGGTCCAAACTATCGATGTTACGGTGGCGTGTTAGTACATGCGAGATATAAACGTGTAAAATGAGGTTCCTTAAGAGAGCAGATAATCATTCCGATTCGAATAATCTGGTAAAAGGTACTGAAATACGTATctaataatgtttttattattgaaggaaaattaacatttatttgttttagatCAGTTGCTATTTGTAAATTCGAAACTGATGGACATACGTTTGATACCAAAAGCTCCCACTTGCAGCAAACTACTATAGGTATATAGAAATATGAATCATTGTCGGCTCACgattacattttcaaaaatatttgtgATCATTGGCAATTGGCAATTGGCAAATACTGttcacagatatatataatggtgACGCTCATTACGATGATTTCTTTGGTTCCCATTGGGAACGCACAAAATGATCAAAGAATTATGTAATGGCGATTTTAACCAATAAAATCTGATATAATGACAGCGGTCTCCTGCATCACATATCTTTTAGAATGAAAAAGGCAGCCGCTATTTTTTCGCCACACACTAGCACGGGTACGCGTTGTACGTTCACTTCCGTGATCCTGATATATGTATTCCTTATTGTTGATaaaattgattatatttgatagataattcatataaatattgtttataagtATCTTTGGTACCTTATTTCTCAAATCCTACTATGATTAACTTGGTAAATATCAGTAAGTAGAGGACGGTTACCAACCAGGAACACATGGTCCCGCATTCATGAGACCTCATACTCAAATATGAATTTTGTGCTCGAACCAACTTTCTTACGACCCGCTCAATTAACGAAATAGCAGTTTAAAATAACGAAAATTAAATCCCTCTTGAATTAATTCtgaaattcttcaaaatcattGGGAAAATATCAGATTTATCACGAAAAGTATTTGAATATGAACACAAAATGTTTACAGGAGAGTGAGTATGAGATCGTTAATACGGGCCCAGATCTTTTCACCCTTGATTTCGgtctgtttttattattacagtTACTCCACGTGACAGTATTCTTGTCCGTTTGGGTTATTGTCAGAGCAGAATACAGTATTGGTGGAGTCATTGACATATCCCAGTAAAACAGAGTATTGACGGAGTCATTGAGATAATATCCCAGTAAAATAGAGTATTGATGGAGTCATTGACATATCCCAGCACAACAGAATATTGACGGAGTCATTGACATAATATCCCAGTAAGATAGAGTATTGATGGAGTCATTGACATATCCCAGCAAAACAGAATATTGACGGAGTCATTGACATAATATCCCAGTAAGATAGAGTATTGATGGAGTCATTGAAATATACCCGGTAAAATACAGTACTGATGGAGTCATTGACATATCCCGGTAAAATAGAATATTGACGGAGTCATTGAAATAATCTCCCAGCAAAATAGAGTATTGACGGAGTCATTGACATATCCAagtaaaatattgtattgacGGAGTCATTGACATATCCCAGTAAAATAGAGTATTGATGGAGTCATTGACATATCGCGGTAAAATACAGCATTGATTGAGTCATTGACATATCCCGGTAAAACAGAGTATTGATGGAGTCATTGACATATCCTAGTAAAATAGAGTATTGACGGAGTCATTGACATATCCCAGTAAAATAGAGTATTGACAGAGTCATTGACATATCCCGGTAAAATAGAGTATTGACGGAGTCATTGACATATCCCGGTAAAATAGAGTATTGATGGAGTCATTGACATATCCCGGTAAAATAGAGTATTGACGGAGTCATTGACATATCCCGGTAAAATAGAGTATTGACGGAGTCATTGACATATCCCGGTAAGATAGAGTATTGATGGAGTCATTGAGATAATATCCCGGTAAAATAGAGTATTGACAGAGTTATTGACATATCCCAGTAAAACAGAATATTGACAGAGTCATTGACATATCCCAGTAAAataatttgttgttgttttacaGGCTGTAGAAGAAGGGAAGACAGCTGTGATGAAGCTGATTGTAGCACAATGCCCGAGTAGTACCTCTGTTGTGGATTCTAAGTACAAGAAGCCAGTGGATTATTTATCAAcagatcaacaggaaaacctgacATTTCTAAATCAGGCagaacaaaaacacaaaatggaGAGAACTTTACAAAACTGAGATATTTTAAAAGATTAGTTGGGTATTGTACTGGACACCGGTGTTAGTCCATTGAAATGTTTCTTATGGCTGTTCAATGAACAAACTGATATGTTATTTCCTTTAAGAATATCCACATTTGAGGCATGTTGTTTTTGAATTCCATCCAATGATATCATTCCTTTTATCTTCTGTTTCATTCAAAATACCAATGTGGTTATTTACAATCTGAAATATTGATGCTATcttttgttttcagtttcaaAAATTGTCAGCCAACGGTTTGTCTCCATGCATGATAAACTGACATTTGTTTTTTGACTTGTGTCCTGTGTATTGCTCATTTTACATCATATGTAATCTTGTTCTCTTACGGGCTTCTGATAAACGTCTTAACCAGCTACATCCTGGTcaatactggtatatatatagatataacaaataaaatagGTTCTATTCCTCTGGGTCAAAAAAGGGATATTGATTTGAAGCTTATAATACAGCACAGCGTTTTGTTACAGATATGCATAGGGGCTTAACTGCGATTATGTGAATATTAAAAGAAGGTCATAAAAACCTgaagcattttttttaaaaaaaatgcctttttgttcaaaatatgttatataaattaatgaacagcgctttaatgttttaatttggtagTAATACAGAGTACTTTTCTATTTCTCTGTAACTACaggaaaaagaaaatggcatcCAAATTTTTTCTCAAACAGCTACAGATCTCATAAAATGTTGTACCACACAATCCTTACATTAACTCCATGAATAGTGGATCAAGAATTCACTTGATCAATGTAACATAGTTATCTGAACAATTTCAGCGACATCATTTAGTGATAAATAACATAAATTTAAAATGgattaattttttattattattttttcgcACTCGGAGCAAAGATCAAAGATTGTTTTCATTTGCAGAACAgcaaattatgaaattacaaatttatgtattttcatATCTCGTTGCTTATAAGTTGGTTACACTCATggattaattataataattactCGGTACTTACTTGTTCTTGCTAATTTTAGTTATCATTGGtatcatatcaatataacaactattatttttttaattttaatactGATTTGAAATACTGATAGTATCCATCCAATCTGTGAGTTAATTTGTCACCGATTATTTCTCATTTACCATTACTAAAACAACGTTTGAAATTCAGTTTTCATTACCTCATTAGTCTGTAAAACTTGTagtatagtctgtgtgacaaGGTTAGAGGGTATTGCTGGGGTCAGTTTGTGTCTATGCCCTTCTCTGTCTACATGCAGTATTCTCTATGGATATAGATTTGGTTATTTTTCTGTGAATATAATTCGATCTTTGGGCTGTTTTGTAAGCATATGTACAGACAGTTGTTTATCCCTTGTATGTATTtcgattttgaccaaattttgcaAAAAGTTCTCCAGCTATCCAATTGGGTAATTTTTAGCAAATGATGTTACAAACATTGTCAGTTATAATTTGACCTACTTTATTTTAGATTATTGAAAAGAGGGTAAATACAGCACATATTATACATCAATGCCTGGTCAAAAACACAGACCTGGGATAgggatacaaaattgtacaaattgtggggctgaccccctggggggcctgaggggcggggtaAAAAGGAGTCAATTaggctaaattgatataagcAATTAATTGTCTGGAAGAAAGCGAtgaatatctatcatatttgactggtagcatccctaggggtggggattcaaaaaacTAGAAATGGTCCAGCTGACCCCAAGTGGCTGAGGGGTGGGTCTAAATGGTTCAATTCGGctaaaaaagatatattaagGACTTCTCTAAaactaatgtatgtacatcGCTCATATTGGATTGGTAGCTtccttatggggtagggattcaaaattgtacacaTGGTGGGGCTGAGGGGGGCCTAATGGGCTGAGACAAAgggggtccatttggcaatattgatgttaatgaCTTCCTCTCTTGAACTTAATAAtctatgacattgatatttcagtggtaacatccccaggaggctgggattcaaatttatacaaataatggggctgacACCTCTCCCTTAGGGTTTGGGGACTTTCCCCACCCTTGAAGACTTATtactgttgttttatatgtgaaaccattcagatccccaacccataatcatatatagccttgctgggcatcaagagatgaacacaatcctgatgtaaaattAGGCCCAAGGGTTGAAttgttctttccccaccccaagggtaATGACCATGGAACCATAACGAGTTAACCTGTTGCACTGAACAGTACGCCAATTGTATATGATGGTATAATGTTTTCTGTCCATTCGTTTGTTTGTGTCTGGAAATCATCCCTTTGGTCTGATGGCaaagtggtaacacacttgtctttcacctatAGGCGTCCGGGCTTCGATTTACCGATCGGATATGAAAATGTGTGGTGTCACCTGCCCGACTATGTGGGatttccccgggtactccggtttcctttCACAGTAAGACAACTCGCTCGCTTCAATCttggccaacaagcgtgataaatataagttgatatagtTTGGATCGCAATCAATCgttgttaaacaaataaagtttacaacGCTCCTCTCAGTTTACAAATGATCTCTTTGACACTTTGAGTTGCAATGATGACATGTGCATTATAATTCTCGTTTTCTAAGCTATAGTTTGGTTAAACATCTTTTTAAAGAGTCGTTAATTTTGACCGAGTATCTTTTACCTCGGTCGTTGATCAAACCTTAAGAACTTAAGAAGTTGTTGGATTATACTTTTATCAAAATTTCGTATTTGAATGCATTTTAACATAGAAAAGTACGTTTTTATCACGTGACTGCCGTATATTGGCAGGTCCAGCAATATCCTTATTTTGTTAAGGTCCCACAACAAGATGATTGAGAAGAAATTGATATTCCATGTTATTCGACGTGTCATTCATTTTCTTTTGATTAACTAAAATCTAATACCGTATCATATTTTGCTGAATTTTTGCTCAAATTATTTCTCCCGAACTGATACTGTTGATATGTTCATGCTTTTTCGCTATAAGCTGGAGGAGGAGGAGAACTCCAGTTGGTATATCCACCGTTCCCGAATCCTGACTGAACTCCGCCATAGTTCTGGTCGCCACCTGTTTGGTTGAGCTGGCTCTGAAGATTTTCAACTTTCTTCTCAATCAGCATCGCACGATAGGCGGGAGTATACATTTGGAAGATATTTCTGTACCTAAAGAAGAAAACCATTCCACATATTCCACACCCAAACAAGACTACCGAGAGGGCCATTCCTACACAAGAAAGGACAAGAACAAGACTGCTGCCGTTCTCAGAACATCCTTGTGTGGCACACCAACTTAAACCCCCGCCATTATATCCCGCCGATATCCCACATATACTCAAGCTACCAACGGACAGTCCATAGAACAGACCAAACTGGAAAAGAAACATGAGTGTcttgtattatataaaatctcaTTACCTACATATTATGGATAATTTTACGGATGATATCATTTGGAGATTTGTTTGCAAAACTGAAGCTCCTCAAAGACAGTTGTTTGTGTATAATAATACCATCATTAAATTACTTTTTAGAAAAGTCTTCGTGTACGGCCAGATATTAACTGaattgttattttataaaacaggCTCCATTTGTTTGATTCCTGCTAACGTAAAGTATATCCTATCATCTATCGTTATAAGCATAACCTTATATTTGTGACTATCACCGAACTtacacagaaaacaaacaaaatacgatatcattttatttaacattacccagaaaacaaacaaaatacggTATCTTTTTATCTAACATTacccagaaaacaaacaaaatacagatatcattttatttaacattacccagaaaacaaacaaaatacggTATCTTTTTATCTCACATTacccagaaaacaaacaaaatacggTATCTTTTTATCTCACATTacccagaaaacaaacaaaatacgatatcattttatttaacattaccCAGAAAACGAACAAAATACGGTATCTTTTTATCTAACATTacccagaaaacaaacaaaattcagtatcattttatttaacattacccagaaaacaaacaaaattcagtatcattttatttaacattaccCAGAAAACGAACAAAATTCAGTAtcattttatttaacattacccagaaaacaaacaaactacgGTATCTTTTTATCTAACATTacccagaaaacaaacaaaatacggTACCTTTTTATCTAACATTacccagaaaacaaacaaaatacgatatcattttatttaacattacccagaaaacaaacaaaatacggTAACTTTTTATCTAACATTacccagaaaacaaacaaaatacggTATCTTTTTATCTAACATGTTCAGTGTATACGTGATAAGAAAGACAAAGTCTAAAAATAGACTCTTGTAGTTTCAACTGTAATTGAATTGGTATTGATATCGTTAGTGGTGAAACaaacataaattataaacaCACAGAAAGTGATCTCTTGGCTAGATTGTGTAACAAGGCATTAATActaatatatagaaaacattcAGATATCGATTCAAATCAACGTTTTCGACAATGAAAAACACGAATACGTGCGAAATATCTAAACTTTGACTAAAAGAAGGCAGGAAATGTATACCTTGCATTTCAAATCCCTTCGGATGTCCTGTTTGAGGTTTTCAGACGTTCGAGAAGTCATGATACCTACCGTTCCGACCACAATCATCTAAagcaaaatatatcattatttatttttaaatgttttaaaaatcagAAGAGGTATTCAGATTTTCGGTGTATTTATGATTTTACAATTTCAGCCTTTCCTCAAAAAAATGATACTTGCTAATAAACTGCCAGAAGAGGTTAATAGAAATGGTATTTAGGGGTTATACTTGATTCATATCAGATAAAAACAGGTACAGCATTGAAATACATCATTTTCGTCAGTGTGTTTTTTTTAGCTGAAGGGAgcatattttcagaaataacCAGTATAATTAGCTTTGGCATTTGAAATCGTTTGAAAAGCTTTATGTTCTTTGAAACACACACTTACATAGACACCAGACCATATAGAAGCACCTGAGGTCAGAGGAAATACTCTATGTGACTCGTCCAGGGACACGATTATTACGATCCCCAATACGGCGTTGATCGTCCCCAACACCGCCATTCCGTACGACAAGCGGGCCATGTTTGACAATGCCTGTACACGTCGTTGGTACACTTTAtctaaatcaaaatcaaaatatgcaTGAAGTCTATAAAGAATTGTGTGAAGAAAACTACCTGTATCACATGTAATAGATCCCCTATTCTGTCGATCTTTCTGATTTACATCAACTTAATGCTGTATCCTTGTTTATACATGAAcgttatacactgtacacgGTTGTAATACATTGCACACGGACGTAATACACTGTACACGGTTGTAATACATTGCACACggttgtaatacattgtacaggaatgtaatacattgtacacggatgttatacattatacacggatgtaatacattgtacacggatgttatacattgtacagggatgtaatacattgtacagggaCGTAATACACTGTGCATGgatgttatacattgtacacggatataatacattgtacacggatgtaatacattgtacagggatgttatacattgtacacggacgtaatacattgtacacggatgtaatacattgttcaCGGATGTAATACCTTTtaccacaataggtgggtgtCATTCAACTCCCAAGGAATgacataatcattacaactgttgaataacattccaCACGTTGAATAAGCtctaaatgcgttttgattggttgaaactGTGAGCTTTGAGCGAGACTGCTTTTTAATCACATGATTAAATGAAATTTCATCGGCTAACACTTGAAGGCCGCTTCACGATGTCCCGGAAATGATAACGCACCAGAAGTAGTTCacagttgttttgttttattttgaaaaatatgtataGATTCTTATCAATTTGTTGCTTTGAAAGAATAaacatcttattattttgttatgattcGAAATAAATTGTGATATTTCCGTACATTttcaattgttttcatttttgcatattaattagcgaCATTTCAAATTAGACCATATCCTTACACCAAACCTCATATTATGAAAAGAACACACGTTGACACAAAAAAGTCAATTCATCCTCAGAATATCTTTTCGCTTGTGGTAGAAACACATCACACAAACTAGCGGTTGCTATATATggtatttgtttttctttcgttagttatattttcaaaagttacaaaaaaatcaCTCGCTTCTAACTTTTGAACTCGAGTAAAacaaataccatatacaacatccactcgttgtgtaacctctatgtacACGGCTGTAATACATCGTACACTGATGTAATACATTAAACACGATTTGAATACATTGTACGtggatgtaatacattgtacattgatGTAATACCACCTGACTACCACCTACAATCGCAAAAGAACATATAACAATCCACCAACAGTATCTACCACCTACAATTTCAAAGGAATATACAAAGTCctacaacagtgtctaccacctacAATATCAAAGGAATATAcgaaagtccaccaacagtgtctaccacctacAATCTCAAAGGAATATAcaaaagtccaccagcagtgtctacaaaagtccaccaacagtgtctaccacctacAATCTCAAAGGAATATAcaaaagtccaccagcagtgtctaccacctacAATCTCAAAGGAATATAcaaaagtccaccagcagtgtctaccacctacAATCTCAAAGGAATATACAAAGTCctacaacagtgtctaccacctacAATCGCAAAGGAATATACAAAGTCCatcaacagtgtctaccacctacAATCTCAAAGGAATATAcaaaagtccaccaacagtgtctaccacctacAATCTCAAAGGAATATAcaaaagtccaccagcagtgtctacaaaagtccaccaacagtgaaAACCACCTACAATCTCAAAGGAATATACAAAGTCCatcaacagtgtctaccacctacAATCTCAAAGGAATATACAAAGTCCatcaacagtgtctaccacctacAATCTCAAAGGAATATAcaaaagtccaccaacagtgtctaccacctacAATCTCAAAGGAATATAcaaaagtccaccaacagtgtctaccacctacAATCGCAGAGGAATATAcaaaagtccaccagcagtgtctacaaaagtccaccaacagtgacAACCACCTACAATCTCAAAGGAATATACAAAAGTCCatcaacagtgtctaccacctacAATCTCAAAGGAATATACAAAGTCCatcaacagtgtctaccacctacAATCTCAAAGGAATATAcaaagtccaccagcagtgtctaccacctacAATCTCAAAGGAATATACAAAGTCCATCAACAGTGGCTACCACCTACAATCTCAAAGGAATATACAAacgtccaccaacagtgtctaccacctacAATCGCAGAGGAATATAcaaaagtccaccaacagtgtctaccacctacAATCTCAAAGGAATATACAAAAGTCCatcaacagtgtctaccacctacAATCTCAAAGGAATATAcaaaagtccaccaacagtgtctaccacctacAATCTCAAAGGAATATACAAAGTCCATCAACAGTGGCTACCACCTACAATCTCAAAGGAATATACAAAAGTCCatcaacagtgtctaccacctacAATCTCAAAGGAATATacaaagtccaccaacagtgtctaccacctacAATCTCAAAGGAATATACAAAGTCCatcaacagtgtctaccacctacAATCTCAAAGGAATATACAAAAGTCCatcaacagtgtctaccacctacAATCTCAAAGGAATATAcaaaagtccaccaacagtgtctaccacctacAATCTCAAAGGAATATACAAAGTCCATCAACAGTGGCTACCACCTACAATCTCAAAGGAATATAcaaaagtccaccaacagtgtctaccacctacAATCTCAAAGGAATATAcaaaagtccaccagcagtgtctaccacctacAATCTCAAAGGAATATACAAAGTCCATCAACAGTGGCTACCACCTACAATATCAAAGGAATATAcaaaagtccaccaacagtgtctaccacctacAATATCAAAGGAATATAcaaaagtccaccaacagtgtctaccacctacAATCTCAAAGGAATATACAGAAGTCCAcaaacagtgtctaccacctacAATCGCAAAGGAATATACAAAAGTCCAcaaacagtgtctaccacctacAATCTCAAAGGAATATAcaaaagtccaccaacagtgtctaccacctacAATCTCAAAGGAATATACAGAAGTCCAcaaacagtgtctaccacctacAATCTCAAAGGAATATAaaacagtccaccaacagtgtctaccacctacAATCTCAAAGGAATATATAGAAGTCCAcaaacagtgtctaccacctacAATCTCAAATTAATCCTCTACC
It includes:
- the LOC117342193 gene encoding uncharacterized protein LOC117342193 isoform X2, whose product is MARLSYGMAVLGTINAVLGIVIIVSLDESHRVFPLTSGASIWSGVYMIVVGTVGIMTSRTSENLKQDIRRDLKCKFGLFYGLSVGSLSICGISAGYNGGGLSWCATQGCSENGSSLVLVLSCVGMALSVVLFGCGICGMVFFFRYRNIFQMYTPAYRAMLIEKKVENLQSQLNQTGGDQNYGGVQSGFGNGGYTNWSSPPPPAYSEKA
- the LOC117342193 gene encoding uncharacterized protein LOC117342193 isoform X1 — protein: MYCSGQSNLLPSSPTDAENDKVYQRRVQALSNMARLSYGMAVLGTINAVLGIVIIVSLDESHRVFPLTSGASIWSGVYMIVVGTVGIMTSRTSENLKQDIRRDLKCKFGLFYGLSVGSLSICGISAGYNGGGLSWCATQGCSENGSSLVLVLSCVGMALSVVLFGCGICGMVFFFRYRNIFQMYTPAYRAMLIEKKVENLQSQLNQTGGDQNYGGVQSGFGNGGYTNWSSPPPPAYSEKA